A region of the Mytilus galloprovincialis chromosome 1, xbMytGall1.hap1.1, whole genome shotgun sequence genome:
CTGATGGCAGATTGGCCATGACAGACGATACTTTACTAATACTGCTAGAGTCATTCAATAAACTGTCTGTTCGAGTTGGAGGTATAATATAGTCCCTGTGACCTAAATTTATAAAGGCAAACAATGTTGTTAAAactatgtcaatttttttttttaaatttacagttCATGAACCAACTAAGATTACCTAAATCCTCCTCCTTACTTtacttttgtcagtttttgtcaAGAATTATTTTACATAAGATACTGGTATGTACATAATATAAATTACAACATTTATCAacatatttacaacaaaaaaagaatGCAAAAGCATAAACATTAAACTATTCAATGGAAAAGCAACAGAATATATCACATGTAGAAAgtcaacaaaataattattttatatacacTGATCAACAGACAACAAAGACACTTATTCTGCAATGTGTGAGGAATACTGGCAATATTTACAGCCTACCTATTAGGAATGTATTTTGAATATCTAAGGCCAATATATTCTGTCATGCATTTATaagttgtaaataaatataaacacatatTAAAGCACTTTTTGTGTGAGAGAACTTGTATGAAAATGGAATATGCATGTTTCAAAATAATGctttttgtcatgtgattatcaAGAGGAGATAACAAATCCATTACCATGGCTATTATAATACATGACCTTGTTTTATGATTATCATTTGCATCAAATGCCCTATACTTCTGAATACAAATTTGATTGTTGATACTGTCAACCATTACACTTATTTCTAGTAAACCATTTTAATATGGGTTTTTTTCATGAATATCTATCCCAATCTTAATTTTATCTAGAAAATACCCCCATTCTTATGGAGCCTATTTTTTTGGGAGGCTGATAGTCCTTAATGCTTTCATAGTCATTGCTACTTTGAACTGTGCTGCTGGGTTGATCATGACTGCCTGTATACAAACTAGAATAATCATTGCTTGTACTAGCAAAGTCACTACTGGTATAATGGCTACTAGCTAAGTAGTCTCGGCTACCTTGGAATTCCTGAGCATGTAAGGTCACATCTGGTGGAACACTGGACATCGTGTGTTGTATACTATATGGGTCAGCTGGACGGAAGTCTGACTCGTTGATCTGATGATTTGCCAGATGTGGATCTCCAGGCCAATGGTTAAACTGTGGGTTATTATTAAACATCTGTGCATTATctgaagaaaaaacataaaatatttataaatttgaaaaattgaaaaactaTTATTAACAGTCATAAAAATTAATCTCTAACCTGTACTTAGAATTAAAggtatattattattattgcaaTCATAATTAATCTTtagattaaaaaagaaaaaaaatacattcatttttgtttttgatatattttcatcttATTACTCTTTGCCCCTCATATTCATACTTGGTTCCTGAAGCAGTATTTCCTAAACCTTATTAAGTATGTAAATACATTACATACCTATTACTGGTAGTTGTTTATCTGCATCTTCTTTctctcttttcttttttcttatttgttcTTTAGCATCTTCTGAAAGgtttaacaataaaaattaaaaaaaatattgtttgtcgtTGACTTTCAAAATTAACCTGAAAGAAGTCAGATGATAAAAGATTTTACAAACAAACACCACACAGAATAAATACTAAATAAACAAATTCTACCAGAAAAGAACACAAAGTTCTCCAAAAACAGGATGAACAAATATGCATACATTAATTATACTTGCCTACAGTTTTATTTTTGGACATTTGTTTTTCCCATGAGGTAATGTTATCATCATCGTCATCTTCGTCTGACGAATGACTCGATGCTAACTCCAAACTAATGTTTCCTTCGGATGCATCACTGTCAGAATCGGAATCATTTGGATGTTTAACTCTCCCAGTTTCATCAATTTCTTGTTCTGCAAAATCATTATAgtcattttattttaatcttgTAAAATATCCAAATGTGGTTAAGTAAATTGAAGACATAATTATTTAACAGAATAAATCTATACCTTTTTCCTGAAGAAGGATATACAATTAACATTATTCAATTTAATTATCTATCATTTATGTTTTTCTTACAGTTGTGTTATCAATTTGCAATCTTGgtactcataaaaaaaaatatgtgggtTAAATATCATTGAGACAGCAATTTAGAGGTCAAACATAGTTTGTAATATAGACAGGTGTCTTAGAGGTCAAACATAGTCTGTAATATAGACAGGTGTCTTAGAGGTCAAACATAGTCTGTAATATAGACAGGTGTCTTAGAGGTCAAACATAGTCTGTAATATAAACAGGTGTCTTAGAGGTCAAACATAGTCTGTAATATAGACAGGTGTCTTAGAGGTCAAACATAGTCTGTAATATAGACAGGTGTCTTCACTTTATGTCAAGCTCTCAATGGTCAGAGTTTTCACTTTTGTAAtgtattattttgtttacatttattttactAGAAAAGTGTAAAACTAATACTTGGATCAGGTTCCAGCATGAGACTAATGTTCTCTAACATCAATGTCACTAGTTTTCTAATAAACCACACATAAAATGCCACTTAATACTGACACCAAAATGTTCAAttgttaaaatcacaaaaatatcaatttttatattaacatCCTACCTTAATAAATTGCATTTACAAAACATCTATagaataatattaatatttctataataTCTAGCTGCTATGTTTGTATAATGCATTTATTAGCACAAAAACAACCATTACAAAAGTTTATACTGTGGTCAAAATAATTAGCTTTTGTTTAAAACATGTTATAAGTTACACAAAATAATGTtctagaaaaagacaaaaagaaaaataatgtgaaaattaaatgaaaattgatGTATTAAATTTAGTACAACACAACACAAGGACGGAAAACTGAAAAGGAGATaatcaagaagaaaaaaaatcagtagaAGAAAAACCAACTCTGGTTAAATTCTGTCAATCaaagagggccctcatggggtttttgattatgtgattacttggccgtttttttaatgattatttgattattaagccaaatatttcatgattatttgattacctaggactgtatttttagtttatgattatttgattactaaagataagcaaatatttaatgattatgtgattatattggcaaaaaaatggtgattatgtgattactaggacccccccatgaggggcctcatcaAAGGTAggaggaaattaaataaaagccAGCACCACACAAATATTAACATTGACACATCACCCATCACCAACGTCTCACCCTTCGATCTTTTCTGCATGTAAGCCTTTGGATCATAAGCATATGGTGTCAATGCTGTTTTTTTGTTGGGATACAATGCCCCGGGGACGTGTCCTGATGTGGAGGTAGTACTACAGAGGTAATCTTCACCTTTATATAAACCTCCACTATTCTTACTCGTAGAGCGACTAGTGGTAGAGGAGGCTGTTATACCAACACTGGTTCTGTTTATATTGCCCTCATATGATGCTTCATTTCTGTAGGCTAAAGCTGACCGctggaaaataaaacaataatagacTTATGAAACCAATAATACAATAGTACATattcaaaatgaacaaaaaataaatcgaAAACTTTCTACGGTGAAATTCTGAATCATgaaaagtatatttttatttaaggtggtacctaacactacagggagataactctgtaaagtcagctaaacgttttaattatgttgtgttgtaaaaggaatattaagcttctcaatgatcaaaattggtgtttgtcaaattgctatataatcagtgtaatttttctgacaaaacggttagttcaaaaaaattttaatttttatatttttattaaagtcataaagtaaatactttgacaaaattttatgaaaattaaacgagccaaattaattttagtggaagtgttgggtaccaccttaatttaaCCTGTATAACTTTTCTAATCTACAGTGCAATGATTTTTTGTTCGACATGTTTATAGATAGCAGTTTCCAAGTCACATGGTATGACAACCAAATTACATGTATGCAAATATTCATCTTTTCTAAGACATATGCAAGTGCATTCATGACATGATTTTCCTTTGTCCTATGAAATTTTTATCTTATCGTTATGGTATATGATTGTATATCTGTAATTTCTATCTTCCCCAATTTATAATAATGTATTTTATAGTACACTTTAACTAAAAGTGGCAATTACATGTTACAGTCATAACATAACGGAGGAAGGAAGATAATTGTTTGTATGATAAATAATGCATCTCACACTTAAATCTAGTTATAAACAATGAAAAACTCGTTACAAATATCCATTGAACTTACAGAAACAGGAAGACCTTTTCCAACGAGATTTTCTTGTGACTTGATATTTCTACCTTGACATTTGAGCCACTGTCTTCTTACTTGAGCTCTCACCTGTTAtcaatcatatataaataaaacagattCTATAAATTCTCATTTACAAAAGCAATCTCATAAATATGACTATTTGGGTAGAAATTACAATACACTTTAAATAAGGGAAGTTAATTTAGTGGCTTATTTTGAACTTTTGACTAGGGTTTTTTAATTTATGCAATTAATGTTACAATAGCTACAGTTAAGTATTTAAACAAAAAGGAAAGAAAGAACTTTCAGCTCTTTAAAATAGATGTTATTGCAATGACCAGAAAAATACAGTGCACATGTAATGGTTTACGATAGCTGACTTTAATTTTTAGATGTTTGCTTACCTTTGTGTCCCCTATAACATATGCCAACAGCATGAACAATCCCTGAGCCATTACAACTACAGCATAGACATAGTATAGGGCAGTAGAATCATAGTTTACTGACAACAGTCCTATTATCCAGTTTAATCCTAGTAACAATAGCAGAAATACTCCACATAATATTCTACATCtgaaaaattatcaacaaaaattacaaattgatGGTTTGATGACAACAAAAAACATCAAACAGAAGAAAAGATACCAATAAATATTCTCAATTGACTTTAAACAAGGGAGGTCAAGAGGTTTATTTACatgaaaaatatacatgatcAATAGGGAAGCCTTGTTGAATGAAGATATCTACCAGAAAGCAAATTTTCAAATTGTTAGATGACATTTAATTGAATATAATTGTTTGTGATTCTATTTTgtcattaattttgttttcacaGGATATAAAACAAGTAATTATAATGTGTACTATCCACTAACCTGTGTGAGGAAATGTTTGATAAAACAAGTAATTATAATGTGTAATATCCACTAACCTGTGTGAGGAAATGTTTGATAAAACAAGTAATTATAATGTGTAATATCCACTAACCTGTGTGAGGAAATGTTTGATAAAACAAGTAATTATAATGTGTAATATCCACTAACCTGTGTGAGGAAATGTTTGATAAAACAAGTAATTATAATGTGTAATATCCACTAACCTGTGTGAGGAAATGTTTGATAAAACAAGTAATTATAATGTGTAATATCCACTAACCTGTGTGATGAAGTAATTATAATGTGTAATATCCACTAACCTGTGTGAGGAAATGTTTGATAAAACAAGTAATTATAATGTGTACTATCCACTAACCTGTGTGATGAAGTAATTATAATGTGTACTATCCACTAACCTGTGTGATGAAATGTTTGAGACATGAACCTTTTCTCTTGTAGTTGCATGGAATCCCAAGATGGTAACAACAATACAGCTCtggaaagaaaaaataatcaatCCAAACTGATGTTTATTATTCTAAAATCTTCTTGATATAATACAATCCAAAgtttatcataatataaacaGAATAAACATCTCATAGTTATTCTATCATTGACAAATTAACAGATGGTTTTCAATATTCTTGccttttagaaataaaatttcattgttcattataaaattgtAGCAACCTGAAAATTTTACCTTGGGGCATcaattgtttaaataatttttccaCTGATCCATAGTCTGGAAAAAACTCAATAAATGTATGAAATCTGAAGATCTTctaaggaaaaaaaatatcactttgtTTTCTTGTTTGGTGCAAAACCCATACCCTTTCATcttcaaataataaatacaagttttttttaataaactaatgAACACCCAATTCTCTTTATTACAAACTATTGTATATACTTACAAGTGCACCAACCATGACAGGTCCAGCAAATGTCCATATAAATGGCTGTGTGATGTCTAACCAacagctaaaaataaaaatatacctcTATGAAAGGCTATGCTACAtgtattaatgtaaaaaaaattgtcttgctTGCAATCGATGCGCAAGTGTAAAAACTATGTCCGTTTATTGAAATGAAAAAGGTTGTACTTCTTTATCAACAAGATTCTTGTGCctcatgaaggtttgacaaagttatttcAGATAAACAACCTTTAACAACAAAATGTACCTAATTATTGACAGTGCTGACAAAATAATATGTATATGATCATAAAGTCTTGAGAAAAAACAGTAGACAAACTTATCCCAGATAATCTATGTAATAAGAGATATTCAATGTAATCAGATATATTCAATGTAATCATATACATTCAATGTAATCATATACATTCAATGTAATCCCAGATATTCAATgtaatcatatatatattgaaagtaATCAAATATATTCAAAGTAATCATATGTTTCAATCTTCCCAGATATTCAATGTAATCCCAGATATTCAATGTAATCCCAGATATTCAATGTAAGGATCAAATCTTTTGaattcttttataaattatatgaaaataaatacacaCAAAAGGAATATGGACTAATTTGACAATCTTCCAATAATTTATTCCTCATTATTATATAAATGCAGTATTTTGCTGTTTGCCAACCAGCAGAAAACTTTTTGGAAGAACATTTGCGGATAATAAATTCTTACTTAAAAGTACTTAATATGCTACAAAATTAAACGATTATCCAGTTTTGtgtattcaaaacaaatattttttgtaatttcccatcaatatatattatattgcttTGGATCTATTAACACTTACAATTGAGATGTACCATAAGCATCAGTGTATAACCCAACAGAAAATCCAACCACAATTCCTGGTACAACtgaaaaattgaaatgttttaataaattatatgGATTAGAAAATATTAAAGTTCATTTAAGAATGCAATTCCAATTCAACTTACATTATTACTAACATGATGCAATGAATGTAaaacttaatattattaattcgtatattttaataaatttgattcgtttagggatagtcacatgttaaacaatattttcaaaggtagagagaaaacggcggatagcaaaaagcaaaTAGCacagttatttttagaatatctaaaaaccgatatactttgtgacatcatgtaatgaatttcaggatattgttaaacgttttgaaacaaacGATATCTGAttgattatttgacgaaaaaaatcttcaaatacataagatgtcaaacaaacaaaaaaaagtaaatgaaataacaactaatcatttgttattgtcaaggagacaatatgatatctttaaaattcgtacaaaatcaaatgacaattttgatacaaatatggtcagatattaataatataacaaatatagcctttgtatgaggtcaatacaggatatatcgacccaaagaagtatatcgacttCTGACTTCGTCCTCAATCAATATACTTCTTTTaagtcaatatatccttgtatcgacctcatacaaaggctatatttgtataatatcataTTCAATATTAAGAAATGAATAATATCTATAAAGACTAGAAACTCACCATAACCAATGAGATAGTAAAATTTCATAGCACCATAATTAATTTCTCTAATCTCTACAAGTCTTCTGTAAAGGTGGAGCATTTCAACAAACAACCAAGAAAATGCTGACAGATGGAAGAAGTGAAGAGCAATGGCTACCAGTTTACACCATACATGTAGCTGAAAATAACTGTATAATTAGTTTGGATTCATAATACGTTTTTTCAATATTAGAATTTAGATATATGTATTGATTTCTCCATGTAATGCATTTTTACAAcacttcaaaatatttttcagcATAAGAGATGTAAtatgaacaaaagaaaaacaagtaAATAGTTATTActcaaatcattaaaaaatatgtaagaatACAAAATTGTAGTTACCTTAGTTTCTACTCGATACACTCCAACAACAAATGCTAGTTCTGCGAGAAAGATAACAAACACTAGGTTGATCAGGATAGTGTTGGAATTACACTGAATATGTTTGAATGACACAAGAATGATAAATGTCACTAAGAGAGCGAGCATGGACAGCCCAACACCAATAAAACAGACCACTTCTAAAGACACAGCTCCTTCTGCAACATACTGAAAATGAAACAAGTGAGACTCTGCAGATATATAATTACACAAGAGTATGTTATATGAATGTTCACTTGGTACTTATACCTTGAAATGGTGCTACCTCATCAGCAACTGTTACATACTTACATACTTAAAGCTAAAAACTCAAACAAACCAAATAAACACAAACTGCATATACACCAAGCTTCTAAACTAAGTGCATCATTCTAAAACTGTATTGAAAACTTGATAACAATTTGTTTTGCCATCATTGCCTGAAAACTTTGAACATAAAGAGCAAAGAAATCTTattcataaaaacaaacattgtaatatactgtatagtgggttatttttgtgggtgtaaaatttcgagattttcattgaataaggtatacgaaaaattttggcggattcaaaacttttatcaatacctttgcatgtacacttttaaattggcaGAATTTATTTTGGGCGATTGTGTTCTATCTgcaaaaataagcgaaaatttacccCAGgcttaaataacccgctatatgGTACTTCTTTCTAATAGAGAACAAACCTCTTTTTCAGCTTCATCCATCATTAATCCAAAACTGGTCATGTGATTACAGGAGCAGACTACATACATCTGTTTGATGACCTTGACATCTGTAGGGTCTTCTGGATTGACCTCTTTGAAATCTAGTTCATATCTGCTTTCTACCATGCAACCCTGGTTTGACCACTGACCCCCTCCACTAAACTGCCAGAAAACACACTGAGGATCTGTGCGATTGTTATTGACAGCTTGTTTGAAAGTGAGTTTAATAGGATGTTTTAAACCACCACTATGAATCTGCCCTTGATCCCGTATCTTAATTGTAACTAATGGACCATTTAGGTTGACTGGTCTATCACTGACAATTCtgtaattataaataaatgaatataaactaAGTGAATAAgtaaacttgtaaaaaaaatatagtcaaacTGGTATAAAGTAGTTACTCATGAAAAGTATTAAAAGAGATTGCTCAGAGAGGTGACCATTTAAAAGAGGTTCTGAAAAATTTCAATATTGCCCTTGGCTAGGATTAGGGCAATTTGTTGTGAGTCTTTTTTTGTTTGCTTATTAGAGAATTTGATCTTGGATCTTGTTACCTCTCTGCTCTTTTAAAAGTTGTCTTGAACTGTGTGTCATTGGTTTCATTCCATAATATCAGGTGTACAAATtcaaattgtttgttttctttcagtGAAGTTTCAAAGATCAGGTTTGATAACTGCAGGAGTTATTAGGTTACCACTTTTCTCTGCCAACCCACTTTACACCATCCTACAGAAAGTAGGTTAATACTAAGTGCAACCCAGCAAATATGTATAAGTTAAATTGATTTACCTGACATCCTCCTGGTATCTGTTGGGTAACAAGTTCCCCAGGGTCTTATACATTACAAAAGCTATATGAGACTGTGGCACATGTCTGTTCTCAAATATCTGAGATAACAaagctgaaaaataaaattatattttctcacacaaacaatcattttttaatttttgttaaatgaCCACTGCAAACTATTGCTGACATGGGAAAATGTTTGGTTCTTAATAATCAAGATTATGTTaaggaaaaaaagttaaaaattaaaacatattcatTCCTTATCTTTTTTCCCCCATATAATTTCTATAAAAGTTAGCAAATACTTATTCGTAATATGTTAAtctataaacattataaaaaataataaaaaagcaaGTCTACAATAAGAAGGTAAGCAAGCCATATGAAAGCTTTTGAAAATCAAGCATATTAAAACAGGTTCTAAAAAAATTTGAATCTGATGTGCTATAATAATGGAGTTAATTTCTCTATCTAAAACAATACAAGTTACCAAACAAGGACTTTgccttttttaaaaattaattgtgtgacattatttcattatttcaggaAAATTTCAATAGTAGCAGAAATTTCCAAGgttttcaaaaatga
Encoded here:
- the LOC143076882 gene encoding uncharacterized protein LOC143076882 produces the protein MFNNNPQFNHWPGDPHLANHQINESDFRPADPYSIQHTMSSVPPDVTLHAQEFQGHRDYIIPPTRTDSLLNDSSSISKVSSVMANLPSERVKVQVLTHNGSISSDSECSNETTV